The Alcaligenes aquatilis genome contains the following window.
AAATCTCGTTTGAAAATTCCAACCCACATTATGCGGGATGCCAAGCGAAGCAGCCTAGACCCGTCGGCACAAAACGATCCTCCCTGTAGCAGAGCGACGATTTGCATAAGCACTCTGTGCACGCTGCCACGAGCCTCAGTACTCAGGCGGCTAGCGCTTGGTGTACCATACTGTATATTCAATCAGCGTAGTCATCATGGCCATACACTCCGATTCGCTCTCCAGCCTGCCTTCTGAACAGCGCATCATTACGCCCAAACCCTTGTCGCCCAACGAAGAGTCCATCGAGCGCGCCTTACGGCCCAAGATGCTGGAGGACTATGTCGGGCAAGCTCGTGCGCGTGAACAGCTAGAAATTTTCATCGCTGCTGCTCGACAACGTCAGGAGGCCTTGGACCACGTTTTGCTGTTTGGCCCGCCCGGTCTGGGTAAAACCACTCTGGCTCACATCATTGCCCATGAAATGGGCGTGAATCTACGTCAAACCTCCGGCCCCGTGCTGGAGCGCCCCGGTGATCTGGCTGCTCTGCTGACGAATCTGGAACCCAACGACGTCCTGTTTATTGACGAAATCCACCGTCTCTCCCCCGTTGTCGAAGAAATTCTGTACCCGGCCCTAGAAGACTTCCAGATTGATATTTTGATTGGTGAAGGCCCGGCCGCCCGCAGCGTCAAATTGGATTTGCAGCCCTTTACCCTGGTCGGCGCGACAACCCGAGCAGGCATGCTGACCAACCCCTTGCGCGACCGTTTTGGCATTGTGTCCCGCCTGGAGTTCTATGACGTCAAAGACTTAACGCACATTGTGGCACGTAGTGCCGGCCTGCTTAATGTCAGCACAACAGACGAGGGCACCTACGAAATTGCCCGCCGCTCACGTGGCACACCGCGTATTGCCAACCGGCTTTTGCGCCGGGTGCGCGACTACGCCGAAGTCAAAACCGGCGGCATCATCCATACCGAATGCGCCCAAGCCGCTCTGTCCATGCTGGAAGTGGACCCACAAGGTCTGGATTTAATGGATAGAAAGTTGTTGGAAGCCATCATCCATAAATTCGACGGTGGTCCAGTAGGAGTAGACAGTCTGGCCGCTGCCATTGGTGAAGAGCGCGACACAATCGAGGACGTGATCGAGCCCTATCTGATCCAGCATGGTTTTTTACAACGCACTCCCAGGGGCCGTATTGCCACCCTGAACACCTGGCGCCACCTGGGGCTCACGCCCCCACGCAATACACAGGGTCAGGACCTGTTCGAGGCAGAATAAGCATTTAGCCCCGGCGGGACCAGGGGCGAAACACCAATAGCAAGGTAATCGCAATCGATACGGCGGCGGCCAACAGCAAGGCCGGCAGCCAGTGCATATACGTGAAGACTAAGGCCAGCGTAGTGCAAAACCCTACCAGACTCCCCGTCCCCCACAAAGCCGAACGCAAGGTCGCTACCAAGCTGGCAGCACCCAGGGTTTGGTGAATGGTCACAGCCACCACGGTATAGCCAATGGGGAAAGCCATAATCAGTCCCGACAAGCTCGGCCCTAACAAAGAACTGCTGGTGGTCACGATAGCGACCAGAAGTCCTGCCAAGGCTCCTCTGAATATCAGCAAGCCCCAGCCCGCCTTCGCTTTGCTGGTCCCTTTCATGCCGGCCAAACGGCGCGACACGCGCAAGCTGAACGCAGTGACGGCAATAAACAAGGCTAGCCCCAGCACAGGCTGCACGGGCATGAAGGACAAAAGCAAGGCAGCCACTGCCCAAGCTGCGACCGCACACAGCAAGGTGCGCCAAGGCGACAAGTTGGGAGCGCAAAGAATGATGAGCAGCAAAAACAGTTGCGTCGCACTCAGCGAATACACGGCATAGGTTGCCGCCTGCTGCACATAATCGGCGGAAAACTGTTGGGACAAAAAATAAAAGCCGGGGCCCAGCACCATGGGCAAGCCCGCCAAGGCACCACCGATCAAGGGGCCAAATGCGCCCACAGACCACGAAACCAAGATCACGACCAAAGCGGTCGCGGCCATGCGTGCGGCCAAGGCAGACCACACCACATCAAGAAAAACAGTTTCCACGGACGTATTTCGCAGTGAGATCAGATATTAAGAGCCGCCCGGCTAAGCGTCATTAAAGACGCAGGAACCGAGCCGCCTCTTTTTTCCCTAGCTCACCACACTCCAGTCCAGAGCCTGACCGGCAGCGAGAGGAATCAATGGCTCACCGGCCATCTCCACAGACTCGGGAATCGTGAATTGACGGCGTTGCAGCGTCATTGTTCCTTCATTGACGGGCAAGCCGTAAAAAGCGGGGCCATTCAAGCTGGCAAAGGCCTCTAGGCGATCCAAACGACCGGCCTTGTCAAAAGCCGACGCGTACAGCTCCATAGCATGCAGCGCGGTGTAACAGCCCGCACAGCCACAGCTTTGTTCTTTGCGGCTACGCGAGTGGGGTGCGCTGTCTGTACCCAGGAAAAAACGGTTACTGTCACTGGTTGCGGCGTCTACCAGAGCCTGGCGATGCTTCTCGCGCTTTAAGACTGGCAAACAGTACCAGTGTGGCTGCA
Protein-coding sequences here:
- the ruvB gene encoding Holliday junction branch migration DNA helicase RuvB, which translates into the protein MAIHSDSLSSLPSEQRIITPKPLSPNEESIERALRPKMLEDYVGQARAREQLEIFIAAARQRQEALDHVLLFGPPGLGKTTLAHIIAHEMGVNLRQTSGPVLERPGDLAALLTNLEPNDVLFIDEIHRLSPVVEEILYPALEDFQIDILIGEGPAARSVKLDLQPFTLVGATTRAGMLTNPLRDRFGIVSRLEFYDVKDLTHIVARSAGLLNVSTTDEGTYEIARRSRGTPRIANRLLRRVRDYAEVKTGGIIHTECAQAALSMLEVDPQGLDLMDRKLLEAIIHKFDGGPVGVDSLAAAIGEERDTIEDVIEPYLIQHGFLQRTPRGRIATLNTWRHLGLTPPRNTQGQDLFEAE